Proteins encoded in a region of the Triticum dicoccoides isolate Atlit2015 ecotype Zavitan chromosome 3A, WEW_v2.0, whole genome shotgun sequence genome:
- the LOC119273587 gene encoding cytochrome P450 89A2-like: protein MDELTILLCIALSIPLIIFFMLKHHGGRQKLPPGPPALLFIAKLLLMLKSPIYHLGPVLRSLHARYGPIVSVCLGRTFVFVADRHLTHSALVKGGSNFDTRPPPSKLFTLFLGGSMSASPLGPYFRLVRRNLHSQALHPSRVRLLAPVRQRVCDALVGSLRRDRDAASQGTVTVRPLMARCLFDLLTSMTFGVTLGQEALDEMQQMQLQISDGISRFPVLSIFQPITKRLLRKEWALNVALRERQKGLMLPLIHARRGHDGAQCYADSLLELRVAEQGGRPLTDDEMVSLCSEFMIASTDTSVALLEWIMADLVNHPDVQAKLYEEVRGKPELSEEELSGMPYLKAIVLEALRLHPTAHLVFPHGVQSDTEIGGYMVPKGVDINFLVSDFGLDETVWPAAREFRPERFLHDHGVDITCTKEIKMAPFGAGRRMCPGYVLATLHAEYFVDSLVREFQWLPPGGQDTVDMTEELAMAINMKHPLRARIIPRA from the coding sequence ATGGATGAGCTCACCATCCTCTTGTGCATCGCGCTCTCCATTCCTCTCATCATCTTCTTTATGCTCAAACATCATGGCGGGCGCCAGAAACTCCCACCTGGTCCGCCAGCCCTGCTGTTCATAGCCAAGTTGTTGTTGATGCTTAAGAGCCCGATCTACCATTTGGGCCCTGTGCTACGCAGCTTGCATGCCCGCTACGGCCCCATCGTCTCCGTCTGTCTCGGGCGAACCTTCGTTTTCGTGGCCGACCGCCACCTCACGCATAGCGCCCTCGTCAAGGGCGGCAGCAACTTCGACACCCGCCCACCGCCCAGCAAGCTTTTTACCCTGTTTTTAGGGGGCTCCATGTCCGCCTCTCCCCTTGGGCCCTATTTTCGTCTGGTCCGCCGCAACCTGCACTCCCAGGCGCTGCACCCGTCCCGCGTCAGGCTCTTGGCGCCGGTCAGGCAGCGCGTGTGCGACGCGCTCGTTGGCTCGCTGCGCCGCGATCGCGATGCAGCGTCCCAGGGCACTGTTACGGTGAGGCCGTTGATGGCGCGCTGTTTGTTCGATCTGCTCACGAGCATGACATTCGGCGTCACGCTTGGCCAAGAGGCGCTGGACGAGATGCAACAGATGCAGCTCCAGATTTCCGACGGCATCAGCAGGTTCCCCGTCTTATCCATCTTCCAGCCCATCACCAAGAGGCTACTGCGGAAGGAGTGGGCGCTGAACGTGGCGCTACGGGAGAGGCAGAAGGGGCTGATGCTGCCGCTGATCCACGCGCGCCGCGGCCACGATGGCGCTCAATGCTACGCcgactccctcctcgagctgcgtgTGGCAGAACAAGGCGGTCGCCCGCTCACGGACGACGAGATGGTAAGCCTCTGCTCCGAGTTCATGATTGCCTCAACCGACACTTCGGTGGCCTTGCTGGAGTGGATCATGGCGGACCTCGTAAACCACCCGGACGTCCAAGCCAAGTTGTACGAGGAGGTGAGGGGCAAGCCTGAGCTCAGCGAGGAGGAGCTGAGCGGGATGCCATACCTCAAAGCCATCGTGCTGGAGGCGCTGCGGCTGCACCCTACGGCACACTTAGTCTTCCCGCACGGCGTGCAGAGCGACACAGAGATTGGTGGATACATGGTGCCCAAGGGCGTCGACATCAACTTCTTGGTGTCCGACTTTGGGCTTGACGAGACCGTGTGGCCGGCGGCGCGGGAGTTCCGGCCTGAGAGGTTCTTGCACGACCACGGCGTGGACATCACGTGTACCAAGGAGATCAAGATGGCCCCTTTTGGTGCCGGTCGAAGGATGTGCCCGGGCTACGTGCTCGCCACACTGCATGCGGAGTACTTCGTGGACAGCCTCGTGAGGGAGTTCCAATGGCTGCCGCCAGGTGGACAAGACACTGTCGACATGACGGAGGAGCTAGCTATGGCCATCAACATGAAGCACCCGCTCCGTGCTCGCATCATCCCAAGGGCTTAA